One window from the genome of Streptococcus salivarius encodes:
- the glyS gene encoding glycine--tRNA ligase subunit beta — MTKNLLVELGLEELPAYVVTPSEKQLGEKMAAFLDDNRLSYESIQTFSTPRRLAVRVIGLADQQSDLTEDFKGPSKKIALDAEGNFSKAAQGFVRGKGLTVDDIEFREVKGEEYVYVTKHEAGKPAKEVLVGVPEVLASLTFPVSMHWANNTFEYIRPVHTLTVLLGDEALDLDFLDIKSGRVSRGHRFLGHEVEITNADSYEEDLRTVYVIADSKERENMIREQIKAIEAEQGVQVQIEEGLLNEVLNLVEYPTAFMGSFDTKYLDVPEEVLVTSMETHQRYFVVRDLDGKLKPNFISVRNGNAEHLENVVRGNEKVLVARLEDGEFFWREDQKLKIEDLVAKLANVTFHEKIGSLSEHMARAGVIAASLAEQAGLTAEETAAVARAAEIYKFDLLTGMVGEFDELQGIMGEKYALLAGEDAAVATAIREHYLPDSADGALPETKVGAILALADKLDTLLSFFSVGLIPSGSNDPYALRRATQGIVRILDAFGWHIPMDELIDSLYALSFDSLSYDNQAEVINFIKARVDKMMGRTSKDIKEAVLAGSNFVVADMLEAADALSEAAKADGYKAAVESLSRAFNLAEKADASVAVDASLFENDQEKALSKAIEELELTGSASDKLAQLFALSPVIDAFFDNTMVMAEDEAVKNNRLALLSGLVAKAKAVAAFNQLNTK, encoded by the coding sequence ATGACAAAAAACTTATTAGTAGAACTTGGACTTGAAGAGTTGCCAGCCTACGTTGTCACACCAAGTGAAAAACAACTCGGGGAGAAAATGGCAGCCTTCTTGGATGATAACCGTCTCTCATACGAAAGCATTCAAACCTTCTCAACACCACGCCGTTTGGCAGTCCGTGTGATTGGTTTGGCTGATCAACAATCCGATTTGACCGAAGATTTTAAAGGCCCTTCTAAGAAAATCGCTTTGGATGCAGAAGGTAACTTCTCAAAAGCTGCGCAAGGATTTGTCCGTGGGAAAGGCTTGACTGTTGACGATATCGAATTCCGTGAAGTCAAAGGTGAAGAGTACGTTTATGTTACTAAACACGAAGCTGGAAAACCTGCTAAAGAAGTTTTGGTTGGCGTTCCAGAAGTGCTTGCTTCATTGACTTTCCCTGTCAGCATGCACTGGGCTAACAACACATTTGAATACATTCGCCCAGTTCACACCTTGACAGTTCTTTTGGGCGACGAAGCGCTTGACCTTGACTTCTTGGATATCAAGTCAGGTCGTGTGAGTCGTGGACATCGTTTCCTTGGACATGAAGTGGAAATTACCAATGCGGATTCTTATGAGGAAGACCTTCGTACTGTTTACGTGATTGCGGATAGCAAAGAACGTGAAAACATGATTCGTGAGCAAATCAAAGCTATCGAAGCAGAACAAGGTGTTCAAGTCCAAATCGAAGAAGGACTTTTGAATGAAGTCTTGAACTTGGTCGAATACCCAACTGCATTTATGGGAAGTTTCGATACTAAGTATTTGGACGTTCCAGAAGAAGTCTTGGTGACCTCAATGGAAACCCACCAACGTTACTTTGTTGTACGTGACCTTGATGGTAAGTTGAAACCAAACTTCATCTCAGTCCGTAACGGTAACGCCGAGCACTTGGAAAATGTTGTTCGAGGAAATGAAAAAGTCTTGGTGGCCCGTCTTGAAGATGGTGAATTCTTCTGGCGTGAAGACCAAAAGCTTAAGATTGAAGACCTCGTTGCTAAATTGGCTAACGTGACTTTCCATGAAAAAATCGGTTCTCTCTCAGAACACATGGCGCGTGCTGGTGTCATTGCCGCGTCATTGGCTGAGCAAGCTGGTTTGACTGCCGAAGAAACTGCAGCCGTAGCGCGTGCAGCTGAAATTTACAAATTTGACCTCTTGACTGGTATGGTCGGAGAGTTCGATGAATTGCAAGGAATCATGGGTGAAAAATACGCCCTCCTTGCTGGTGAGGATGCTGCGGTTGCGACAGCTATCCGTGAGCATTACCTTCCTGATTCAGCAGACGGAGCTCTTCCAGAGACTAAGGTTGGTGCTATCCTTGCGCTTGCAGATAAATTGGATACTCTCCTTTCCTTCTTCTCAGTTGGCTTGATTCCATCAGGTTCAAATGACCCTTATGCGCTTCGTCGTGCAACACAAGGGATTGTTCGTATCTTGGATGCTTTTGGTTGGCACATCCCTATGGATGAGTTGATCGACAGCCTTTACGCCCTTTCATTTGATAGTCTTTCTTATGACAATCAAGCAGAAGTCATCAACTTCATCAAAGCGCGTGTGGATAAGATGATGGGACGCACATCTAAAGATATCAAGGAAGCCGTTCTTGCTGGTTCAAACTTTGTCGTGGCAGATATGCTTGAAGCAGCTGACGCCCTCTCAGAAGCTGCTAAGGCTGATGGTTACAAGGCAGCTGTTGAATCACTCTCACGTGCCTTCAACTTGGCAGAAAAAGCAGATGCTTCAGTAGCAGTCGATGCAAGTCTCTTTGAAAATGACCAAGAAAAAGCCCTTTCTAAAGCGATTGAAGAGCTTGAATTGACTGGTTCAGCTAGTGACAAATTGGCTCAGCTCTTTGCTCTTAGCCCAGTCATCGATGCCTTCTTTGACAATACCATGGTTATGGCAGAAGATGAGGCTGTTAAAAACAACCGTTTGGCCCTTCTTTCGGGTCTTGTGGCTAAAGCCAAAGCTGTTGCAGCCTTTAATCAATTGAATACAAAATAA
- a CDS encoding DUF896 family protein has protein sequence MTPEKIARINELAKKKKTEGLTPEEEVEQAKLREEYIEGYRRSVRHHIEGIKVVDEEGNDVTPEKLRQVQREKGLHGRSLDDPES, from the coding sequence ATGACACCTGAAAAAATTGCTCGTATCAATGAGCTTGCCAAAAAGAAAAAAACAGAAGGCTTGACACCAGAAGAAGAGGTAGAACAAGCAAAACTTCGTGAAGAATACATTGAGGGTTATCGTCGCTCAGTTCGTCACCACATCGAAGGAATTAAAGTGGTTGACGAAGAAGGTAACGATGTGACACCTGAAAAACTACGTCAAGTCCAACGTGAAAAAGGCTTGCATGGTCGTAGCCTTGATGATCCTGAATCATAA
- a CDS encoding amino acid permease — MSQKQHHKDDDNQTENGMVRGLQNRHVQLIAIAGTIGTGLFLGAGRSLSLTGPSIILVYMLTGVFMYLMMRAIGEMLYMDPDQHTFINFITKYLGKGWGFFSGWSYWVSLVFLGMAEITAVSNYVQFWFPSWPAWQIQIVFLIILSSVNLIAVKIFGEVEFWFGMIKIVTILALIATGIFMVATNFETPAGHASLNNITQGFQMFPKGWVSFVMTFQMVFFAYQAIEFVGITTSETANPRKVLPKAIKEIPIRIVIFYVGALIAIMAIFPWQKLPVNESPFVTVFQMVGIKWAAAFINFVVLTAAASSLNSTLYSTGRHLFQIARETPNSKVMKSLKLDTLARNGIPSRAIIVSAIVVCVSAFINVLPGVSDAFALITASSSGVYIAIYILTMLAHLKYRKSQEFMADGFLMPAYKILNPLTILFFIFVFVCLFLQKSTVVGAIGAAIWIVVFSIYSNWKHSK; from the coding sequence ATGTCGCAAAAGCAACATCATAAAGACGACGACAACCAGACTGAGAATGGGATGGTGCGTGGTCTTCAAAACCGTCACGTCCAGCTGATTGCCATCGCTGGTACAATCGGTACAGGTCTCTTCCTTGGGGCAGGGCGTTCCCTTTCCCTAACAGGACCTTCAATCATACTTGTTTATATGCTGACAGGTGTCTTCATGTACCTCATGATGCGAGCTATCGGTGAGATGCTCTACATGGACCCGGACCAACATACCTTTATTAATTTTATTACGAAATACCTTGGTAAAGGCTGGGGATTCTTCTCAGGTTGGTCTTACTGGGTATCACTGGTATTTCTTGGTATGGCAGAAATTACGGCTGTATCGAACTATGTGCAGTTTTGGTTTCCAAGTTGGCCTGCCTGGCAGATTCAGATTGTCTTCTTGATTATCCTGAGTTCGGTTAACTTGATTGCGGTTAAGATCTTCGGGGAAGTTGAGTTTTGGTTTGGGATGATCAAGATTGTCACCATTCTTGCCTTGATAGCTACAGGGATATTTATGGTAGCAACTAACTTTGAAACGCCAGCTGGACATGCTAGTCTTAACAATATCACACAAGGTTTCCAGATGTTCCCTAAAGGTTGGGTGAGCTTTGTCATGACCTTCCAAATGGTCTTCTTTGCCTACCAAGCCATCGAATTTGTAGGGATTACAACATCTGAGACAGCAAATCCACGTAAGGTTTTACCAAAGGCAATTAAGGAAATTCCGATTCGTATTGTCATTTTCTATGTGGGTGCCCTCATTGCCATCATGGCTATCTTCCCATGGCAAAAACTTCCAGTTAATGAATCACCCTTCGTAACGGTCTTCCAAATGGTTGGTATCAAGTGGGCAGCGGCTTTCATTAACTTTGTCGTTTTGACAGCAGCAGCCTCTTCTTTGAATTCAACACTTTATTCAACTGGCCGTCACCTTTTCCAAATCGCTAGGGAAACACCAAACAGTAAGGTTATGAAATCTTTGAAACTTGATACCTTGGCCCGTAATGGTATTCCTTCACGTGCTATCATTGTTTCAGCCATTGTAGTTTGTGTTTCAGCCTTCATCAACGTCTTACCTGGTGTATCTGACGCCTTCGCTTTGATTACCGCATCTTCATCGGGTGTCTACATTGCCATCTATATTTTGACCATGCTTGCTCATCTCAAGTACCGTAAGTCTCAAGAGTTTATGGCAGATGGCTTCCTTATGCCAGCCTATAAGATTCTTAATCCATTGACTATCCTTTTCTTCATCTTCGTCTTTGTTTGTCTCTTCTTGCAAAAGTCAACAGTTGTCGGAGCTATCGGAGCAGCCATCTGGATTGTAGTGTTTAGTATCTACAGTAATTGGAAACACAGTAAATAA
- a CDS encoding nucleotidyltransferase: MKTSAIIEFKDTYASMECHELGYQTKETALAIISPTGHILSSTPLFRKVYGSNTAHIDQLPFNIDNLSITARGLSKKAKANLEDWITHTIILPMDYDKSFTKHQELLHLLADSPIVESVQALTYKTVKIHFSETLNDEHIRQLQGFILAQAGIYSYIGTSTVSDRNAHQALEWAKLDVNGRSHNDHKPAIFHRSKGLLSGFFHHGSQESIA, from the coding sequence ATGAAAACAAGTGCAATTATTGAATTTAAAGATACATACGCTAGCATGGAATGCCACGAGCTTGGTTACCAAACCAAGGAAACTGCCTTAGCTATTATTTCTCCTACTGGACATATTCTATCAAGTACACCGCTTTTCAGAAAGGTATATGGTTCAAATACTGCTCACATCGACCAACTTCCTTTCAATATAGATAACCTCAGTATCACAGCAAGAGGTCTTAGTAAAAAGGCTAAAGCCAACTTGGAAGATTGGATTACCCATACTATAATTCTTCCAATGGACTATGATAAGTCCTTTACTAAGCATCAAGAACTTTTGCACCTCTTAGCAGACTCACCTATCGTTGAGTCTGTCCAAGCATTAACTTATAAGACAGTTAAGATTCATTTTTCCGAAACACTCAATGATGAACATATTCGCCAACTGCAAGGTTTTATTCTCGCTCAGGCAGGCATCTACAGCTATATTGGGACATCTACAGTCTCAGACCGAAATGCCCACCAGGCTCTTGAATGGGCTAAACTTGATGTTAATGGTCGTTCGCACAACGATCACAAGCCTGCTATTTTCCATCGTAGTAAGGGCCTCTTAAGTGGTTTCTTTCACCATGGAAGCCAAGAAAGTATTGCATAG
- a CDS encoding beta-glucoside-specific PTS transporter subunit IIABC, whose product MAKYTELAEDILKHVGGKQNVNSLKHCVTRLRFDLKDESKADDDYLKNRDGVVTVVKAGGQYQVVIGNHVPDVYAEVLQVGGLPAGGSLDIDEGDAPKGNLFDRFVSLVSSIFQPFLGPLAAAGIIKGIVAIMAACGLSAATSPMYVIFNAAGDGFFQFLPILIALTSARRFKVNEFTAIAIAAALVYPDIATLVTALQKAGQGHALGVIPFALPAGGYLSTVMPSILAIWVASHIQKFFTKIIPDVIKVFAVPFFTLLITVPLTFLVVGPVANTFSDGLTSLFQAIMNFSPIVFGLILGISWQVLVMFGMHWALVPLAILDVATNGSSIILSAAILPCFTQTGVLGAIMLKTKEEKVRTISMPAFISSIFGVTEPAIYGVTLPMKTPFYISCGVSGLMGAAMMALDIKTYSIGGLGVFVFPSLIGPDGNLSKVIFAIIIAIVGGVLAFLIQLFVRVPNLYGGGAAKVEEKAEEAAPAPKEIQQEIIASPLIGNVVPLDQVPDQVFASGAMGKGIAIDPTDGVVVAPAKATVNLVFPTGHAIGLTTENGAELLIHIGMDTVSLAGKGFKTYVEAGEVVEAGQKLIEFDLATIRDAKLPVITPVIVTNTADFNDVLTTKEARVNTGDYLLTAVK is encoded by the coding sequence ATGGCTAAATATACTGAATTAGCTGAAGACATTCTCAAACACGTTGGTGGTAAGCAAAATGTCAATAGCTTAAAACATTGTGTGACACGTTTGCGCTTTGATTTGAAAGATGAGTCTAAAGCAGATGATGACTACCTTAAGAACCGTGACGGTGTTGTTACTGTTGTTAAGGCAGGTGGTCAATATCAGGTGGTTATCGGTAACCATGTCCCTGATGTTTATGCGGAGGTTCTCCAAGTTGGCGGTCTTCCAGCAGGTGGTAGTCTTGATATTGATGAAGGTGATGCGCCTAAAGGGAATCTCTTTGACCGCTTTGTATCTTTGGTTTCAAGTATTTTCCAACCTTTCCTTGGACCTTTAGCTGCAGCGGGGATTATCAAAGGGATAGTTGCTATCATGGCAGCTTGTGGCTTGTCAGCTGCAACGAGTCCTATGTATGTCATCTTTAATGCAGCAGGAGATGGTTTCTTCCAGTTCTTGCCAATCTTAATTGCTTTGACATCTGCTCGTCGTTTCAAGGTTAATGAGTTTACAGCTATTGCGATTGCAGCGGCACTTGTTTATCCTGATATTGCTACGCTGGTGACTGCTCTTCAGAAAGCTGGTCAAGGTCATGCTCTAGGAGTTATTCCATTTGCACTTCCTGCAGGAGGTTACCTCTCAACAGTAATGCCTTCTATCTTGGCCATCTGGGTAGCTTCTCACATTCAAAAATTCTTTACTAAGATTATCCCAGATGTCATTAAAGTCTTTGCGGTACCTTTCTTTACATTACTCATTACTGTCCCATTGACATTCTTGGTGGTAGGACCAGTTGCTAATACTTTCTCTGATGGATTGACAAGCCTTTTCCAAGCAATCATGAACTTTAGTCCGATTGTCTTTGGTCTTATACTCGGTATCTCGTGGCAAGTCTTGGTTATGTTCGGAATGCACTGGGCGCTTGTTCCCCTTGCTATCCTAGATGTGGCAACAAACGGAAGTTCTATTATTCTTTCGGCAGCTATTCTTCCATGTTTCACGCAAACAGGTGTGTTGGGAGCTATCATGCTTAAAACGAAAGAAGAAAAAGTCCGTACCATCTCTATGCCAGCCTTCATTTCATCTATTTTTGGGGTTACAGAACCTGCTATCTATGGGGTAACCCTTCCAATGAAAACGCCATTCTACATTTCATGTGGTGTTTCAGGACTTATGGGGGCTGCCATGATGGCCCTAGATATTAAGACGTATTCAATAGGTGGTCTGGGTGTCTTTGTCTTCCCAAGCCTTATTGGGCCTGACGGTAACCTTTCTAAAGTTATCTTTGCCATTATTATTGCCATTGTGGGTGGTGTTCTTGCCTTCCTCATCCAACTTTTTGTCCGAGTACCAAATCTATACGGTGGTGGGGCAGCTAAGGTTGAGGAAAAAGCTGAAGAAGCTGCACCCGCTCCTAAGGAAATTCAACAAGAAATTATTGCAAGCCCACTTATCGGGAATGTTGTCCCACTTGACCAAGTTCCTGACCAAGTCTTTGCCTCAGGAGCTATGGGTAAAGGTATCGCTATTGACCCTACTGATGGGGTAGTTGTCGCACCAGCTAAGGCAACTGTTAATTTAGTCTTCCCTACTGGTCATGCGATTGGTTTGACAACTGAAAATGGTGCAGAGCTTCTCATTCATATTGGTATGGACACTGTTTCTCTTGCTGGTAAAGGTTTCAAGACCTATGTGGAAGCAGGTGAAGTCGTAGAAGCAGGACAGAAACTTATAGAATTTGACCTAGCAACTATCCGAGATGCTAAATTACCAGTTATCA